From Nicotiana tabacum cultivar K326 chromosome 20, ASM71507v2, whole genome shotgun sequence, one genomic window encodes:
- the LOC107814384 gene encoding putative late blight resistance protein homolog R1B-12 has product MTGGEGLINFLSSLQEGVLKYYDACSISFLKNQILVVRDKLVYLGCFLAYIVLYRDVHQELKDLMKHVQDIKYVCLLPFSDYGPAWYYMLYLSNVKQLLKFVEAEVKVICLKVPDLSSYSFPKTNGLGFLDCFLGKLEELLCSKLDLIIDLKHQIGSVREGLLCLRSLTDHFAEHYNEHNEIYSLTASVTEMAYKAEYVIDSCLACSHPLWYKILWISEVVENIKLVHRGVSETWERKMIHVTVHKVKKTSTDLAQSLLANTPRSNEEMVGFQDAMEEIKNQLLGGSPQLDVISLVGMPGIGKTTLAEKIYNDLIVTRRFDVHAKCRVTQVYTWREQMFSILNDVLEPADRTEKEDGELADELRRFLLTKKFLVLIDDVWDYNVWDSLHMCFEDSRKGGRIILTTRLNDIDSYAQCESRPHHLRLFRDDESWTLLQKEVFQGESCPPELVDVGFRIAKRCGGLPLFIVLVAGVLKEKENKAELWK; this is encoded by the coding sequence ATGACAGGTGGAGAAGGCctaattaattttttatcaagCCTCCAGGAGGGGGTGCTCAAGTACTATGATGCTTGTTCAATCTCTTTTCTGAAGAATCAGATCCTAGTAGTCAGAGACAAACTAGTTTATTTGGGCTGTTTTCTTGCATATATTGTACTGTATCGCGATGTGCATCAAGAGCTCAAAGATCTCATGAAACATGTTCAAGATATAAAGTATGTCTGTCTCTTACCCTTCAGTGACTATGGACCTGCTTGGTATTACATGTTATATCTGTCTAATGTCAAGCAATTGCTTAAGTTCGTGGAAGCTGAGGTTAAAGTGATTTGTCTTAAAGTTCCAGATTTGTCAAGTTATAGCTTCCCCAAAACAAATGGATTAGGATTCCTCGATTGTTTCTTGGGAAAATTGGAGGAGTTGTTATGTTCTAAGCTCGATTTGATTATTGACTTAAAACATCAGATTGGATCAGTAAGGGAGGGCTTATTGTGTCTAAGATCGTTGACTGATCATTTTGCAGAACACTACAATGAGCATAATGAAATTTATAGTCTTACAGCAAGTGTTACAGAAATGGCATACAAGGCAGAGTATGTCATTGACTCGTGCTTGGCCTGTTCTCACCCACTCTGGTACAAAATTCTTTGGATTTCTGAAGTCGTTGAGAATATCAAGCTTGTACATAGAGGTGTTAGTGAGACTTGGGAGAGAAAGATGATACATGTTACTGTGCACAAAGTGAAAAAGACCTCGACTGATCTTGCACAATCTTTATTAGCTAATACTCCAAGATCAAATGAAGAAATGGTGGGTTTCCAGGATgcaatggaagaaataaagaaCCAGCTACTTGGAGGATCACCTCAGCTAGATGTCATCTCATTGGTCGGCATGCCTGGAATCGGTAAAACTACTCTTGCCGAGAAGATTTACAATGATCTGATAGTTACTCGTCGTTTTGATGTTCATGCTAAGTGTCGTGTGACTCAAGTGTATACATGGAGAGAGCAGATGTTTTCCATTTTGAATGATGTTCTTGAGCCTGCTGATCGCACTGAAAAAGAAGACGGTGAATTAGCTGATGAGCTGCGTCGATTTTTGTTGACCAAGAAATTTTTAGTTCTCATTGATGATGTGTGGGACTATAATGTGTGGGACAGTTTACATATGTGCTTTGAAGATTCTCGGAAAGGGGGTAGAATTATTCTAACAACGCGGCTGAATGATATTGACAGTTATGCTCAATGTGAGAGTAGACCCCATCATCTTCGTTTATTCAGAGATGATGAGAGTTGGACATTATTACAGAAAGAGGTGTTTCAAGGGGAGAGCTGTCCACCTGAACTTGTTGATGTGGGGTTTCGAATAGCAAAACGTTGTGGAGGGTTGCCCCTCTTCATTGTATTAGTTGCTGGTGTTctgaaagagaaagaaaacaaagCAGAATTgtggaaataa
- the LOC107814386 gene encoding uncharacterized protein LOC107814386, which translates to MRLSDSSSSLNCCESAILLPQTFFDSSSSSKSSGFRPSKGVSLINRPFLEKNYLGPGLPVFICQIIMASQIEENLPVSSTNAISLDDESQSPSQPDEVELKKGDIPEHGIISSR; encoded by the exons ATGCGATTGAGCGATTCTTCTTCCTCTTTGAACTGCTGCGAATCTGCGATTCTTCTTCCTCAAACCTTCTTCGATTCTTCTTCCTCCAGTAAATCCAG TGGTTTCCGGCCTAGTAAGGGTGTTTCACTGATCAACAGACCTTTTTTGGAGAAGAACTACCTTGGACCAGGTCTACCGGTGTTTATTTGTCAG ATAATCATGGCATCTCAAATTGAAGAGAATCTACCAGTTTCATCTACTAATGCTATTTCCTTAGACGATGAGAGTCAAAGTCCTTCACAACCTGATGAAGTTGAACTGAAAAAAGGAGATATTCCCGAGCATGGGATCATTTCAAGCCGATGA
- the LOC142161709 gene encoding putative late blight resistance protein homolog R1B-11: MSMIEFSYKNLPNQLKPCFLYFGGLLKGKDIHVTKLIRPWVAEGFVEANIEKGPEDAAQVFLEDLISRNLVMNVEKRLNGKVKTCRIHDLLHKFCLGKAKEENFFRWINRFNGEDTFPEEAKEYRLFVHSMRIRLIYGSQMMLRKLSCLISGTFDYSKIVKGSFPSRLRELTLLKFRLRGQISAIGELPNLEILKLLVRAFEGDEWEVKDSEFLELKYLELDDLNIAKWSVSDDAFPMLERLALTKCKRLEKIPSHFDRDGNWGRAGQG; this comes from the exons ATGTCTATGATTGAATTCAGTTACAAGAATTTACCAAACCAGCTAAAGCCTTGTTTCCTCTATTTTGGAGGACTTTTGAAGGGCAAGGATATTCATGTCACAAAATTGATCCGACCGTGGGTAGCTGAGGGGTTTGTAGAAGCAAATATAGAAAAAGGACCAGAAGATGCTGCTCAAGTTTTCTTGGAAGATCTTATTAGTAGGAATTTAGTGATGAACGTGGAGAAGAGACTCAATGGCAAGGTGAAAACGTGCCGCATTCATGATCTGTTGCATAAATTCTGCTTGGGAAAGGCCAAAGAAGAGAATTTCTTTCGCTGGATCAATAG ATTCAATGGAGAGGATACATTTCCCGAAGAGGCTAAAGAATACCGGTTGTTTGTTCATTCCATGAGGATCAGATTGATCTATGGCAGTC AGATGATGTTGAGAAAGCTGAGTTGCTTAATCTCGGGAACATTTGATTATTCAAAGATAGTGAAGGGAAG TTTCCCCTCAAGACTAAGGGaattgactttattaaaattccgTCTGCGGGGCCAAATTTCAGCCATTGGAGAACTGCCTAACTTGGAGATTCTGAAGTTACTTGTCAGAGCTTTTGAAGGGGATGAATGGGAAGTGAAAGACTCAGAGTTCCTTGAACTCAAATACTTGGAATTGGACGACCTCAATATTGCAAAGTGGTCCGTCTCTGATGATGCTTTTCCTATGCTTGAACGTTTGGCTTTAACCAAATGTAAGCGGCTTGAGAAAATCCCATCTCATTTTGATAGGGATGGCAATTGGGGCAGGGCGGGGCAGGGATAA